From the Anaeromyxobacter dehalogenans 2CP-1 genome, the window GGGCTCCGCGCGCTCGCCGCGCTGCGCCGCCCGCTCGCCGAGGTCGAGGTGCTGGCGCAGGTCCGCCGGGCGCGCTGACGCGCGGTCGCGGTGAGGCTACCTTCGGGCGGCTACGCCCCCTGGACCGCCTTCCGCCACTTGGCGATCTCCACGGGGCGTGCCGCCCCGCCCCGCCGGCAGAGCCGTCGGGGCCCCACCCCTGCTGCGCGGGTCCCTTGGCGTCACCTCCGGTGGCGCTGCCCGCGGGGCGGCTACGCCCCCTGGACCGCCTTCCGCCACTTCGCCACGTGCTGCTCTCGCTCGACCGGCTTCATCTTCGGCTCGAAGCGCTTCCCCACCTGCCAGGCGCGGCGGATCTCCTCGCGGTCCTTCCAGAAGCCCACCGCCAGGCCGGCCAGGAACGCGGCGCCGAGCGCGGTGGTCTCGATCATGCGCGGCCGCTCCACCGGCACCTCGAGCAGGTCAGCCTGGAACTGCATGAGCAGGTCGTTCTGGGAGGCGCCGCCGTCCACCTTGAAGACCGGGAACGGCTTGCCCGCCTCGGCGCGCATCGCCTCGGCGAGGTCGTGGATGAGGAAGGCGATCCCCTCGAGCGTGGCGCGCGCCAGGTGCGCCGCGGTGGTGCCGCGGTCGATGCCCGCGATGAGCCCGCGCGCCTCCGGCCGCCAGTGCGGCGCGCCCAGCCCCGCCAGCGCCGGCACGAACACCAGCTCGCCGGTGGACTTCACCTGCTTCGCGAGCGCCTCCACATCGGGCGCGCGCGCGATGAGCCCCAGCCCGTCGCGGAGCCACTGCACCGCGGCGCCGGCGATGAACGAGGAGCCCTCCAGCGCGTACGCCGTCTCGCCCCCGACCGTCCACGCGACGGTGGTGAGCAGGCCGCGCGACGACATCACCGGCTCCGGCCCGACGTTCTGGAGCAGGAACGCGCCGGTGCCGTAGGTGCACTTCGCCTCGCCCGGCCGGAAGCAGGCCTGGCCGAACAGCGCCGCCTGCTGGTCGCCGGCCATGCCCGCCACCGGGATGCCGTCCGGGAGCACCTTCACCCCGCGGGTGGTGCCGTACACCTCCGACGACGCGCGGATCTCCGGGAGCACGTTGGGCGGGACGCCGAACAGGTCCAGGAGCTCGCGATCCCAGCGCCGCTCCCGCAGGTCCATGAGCAGGGTGCGGCTCGCGTTCGAGACGTCGGTGACGTGCGCCGCGCCGCCGGTGAGCCGCCACACCAGGAAGCTGTCGATGGTCCCGAACGCCAGCGCGCCGGCCTCGGCCTTCTGCCGCGCGCCCTTGGTGTTGTCGAGCAGCCACCGCAGCTTCGTGGCGGAGAAGTACGGATCGAGCACCAGACCGGTCCGCTCGCGCACCAGCGGCTCGTGCCCGGCGGAGCGCAGCTGCGCGCACGCGTCGGTGGTGCGGCGATCCTGCCAGACGATGGCGTGCGCCACCGGGCGCGAGGAGCGGCGCTCCCACAGCGCCGTGGTCTCGCGCTGGTTGGTGATGCCCACCGCGGCGACGTCGGAGCCGCGGATCCCCGCCTCGCGGAGCGCACGCTGCACGGTGGACACGGTCGAGCCCCAGATGTCCTCGAGATCGTGCTCGACCCAGCCCGGCTTCGGGAAGATCTGCCGGAACTCCTGGTTCACGCGCGCGCGCGGCGAGAGGCGCCGGTCGAGGACCAGCACGGTGGTGCCGGTGGTGCCCTGGTCGATGGCGAGGACGTAGCTGGCCACGGTTCACCCCCTGCGCCGGCGCCCGGCGCGGGCCTTCGCCTTCGTCCCGCCCGCCGCCCTGGGGCGGCGCGGCGCCGTGCCGGGGTGGCGGCGGCGGCCGCCCGGGATCGGCAGCGCCTCCAGGAAGCGCGCGGCCTCCTCGGCGCAGCGCTCCCGCTCCACGTCGATGCCCACGAGGTGCCAGCTCTCCGGCAGGACCCGCAGCGCGGCGGGGCCGGAGCCGATGCGCCGCGCCACGCGGCGCGCGCCGCCGAGCGTGACCGTGTGGTCGTGCCCGCCTGCGATGACCAGGGCCGGCGCGGCGATGCCGGGCAGCTGCGCGTCCACGTGGCGCGCCAGCTTCGCCAGCTCGGCCACCGCGCCGAGCGGCA encodes:
- the glpK gene encoding glycerol kinase GlpK, which produces MASYVLAIDQGTTGTTVLVLDRRLSPRARVNQEFRQIFPKPGWVEHDLEDIWGSTVSTVQRALREAGIRGSDVAAVGITNQRETTALWERRSSRPVAHAIVWQDRRTTDACAQLRSAGHEPLVRERTGLVLDPYFSATKLRWLLDNTKGARQKAEAGALAFGTIDSFLVWRLTGGAAHVTDVSNASRTLLMDLRERRWDRELLDLFGVPPNVLPEIRASSEVYGTTRGVKVLPDGIPVAGMAGDQQAALFGQACFRPGEAKCTYGTGAFLLQNVGPEPVMSSRGLLTTVAWTVGGETAYALEGSSFIAGAAVQWLRDGLGLIARAPDVEALAKQVKSTGELVFVPALAGLGAPHWRPEARGLIAGIDRGTTAAHLARATLEGIAFLIHDLAEAMRAEAGKPFPVFKVDGGASQNDLLMQFQADLLEVPVERPRMIETTALGAAFLAGLAVGFWKDREEIRRAWQVGKRFEPKMKPVEREQHVAKWRKAVQGA